The sequence TCCCGACGAAGTACGCCACCAGAAACCCGGCCGCCGCCAGCGTCAGCCCGACGTCTCCGCCGCCGCCAAACCCGTAGGGCTCCCACGACTGCCCGATGGAATACGCGATCCCCGGCCCCATCCCAAACCCCAGCGGCAGCAACATGCCCACCGCCGGTACGAGATCGGGCATAAAGGTGTAAACGACCGCAAACGCGATCCCGAGTCCGATGAGGATCTGGATGAGGTAGCAGAAGAGGAAGATGAAGCCCACATGCGTTGCCCCGCGCGAGCCCTTTTCATTGGAGCCCTGAAGCCCGATGCCGATAAACGTCAGTGCGAGGAGATGGTACAGGTAGGCGCCCATCCGATCGACATCGAAATGCAGGAGGCCGACCCCTTCGGGGCCCAGGATCAACCCCGTAAAGCCGGCGATGAGGGCGCTGGGGATGAGAAAACGCTGAAAGAACGGGATAAAACGCCGGCACATCAGCCCGAACAACAACAGGGCGCTGACCAGCGCGATGTCGAGCGCGGCCTCGCCGATCGTGATGGGTAGGTCCCACAGGTTCATGCGCGTGCTTGCTCACCGACCGGAGGCAGAACGCCGGCCTTGAGGCGCTGGATGGTCTCCTCCCACTGGAGCGCGCTGCCGTCGCCGGCGAACGTGAACTGGATCATCTCCTGGGCGAGTGAAAGCTGCAGGCGGGAGTTGCGTTCGATGCCGGAGTACAACACATCTTCGAGCGCGAGCGCGAAATTGATGGACGATCCCTTGATCCGAATCTCGTCTGGAAACAGGGCGATTTCGACTGTTCCATGGGCATCCAACCGGGGAAACTGCTCCTCGCTGTGCATTTGTACGGTGTTGCGAATGAAGGCCCCGCCGGCGTCGCGCTCAAGCGGCATCGCTCGCACCTGATCGTAGAAGGTGCTGGTCGTGAGCACCTCGCCGGTTTTCTCGTCCAGCAGGGTGCTGTCTTTTTGCATCTTGTAGCGGAACGTTCCGGCGGCGTTCACCACATACGTCCCGTCCGGCGTAAACACGCCCCCGTTGGCGCCTGAAACAGGGTCGCGGTAGATGAGGCGGTGGATGCCCTGCGCCGGCTTGTAGGCGAAATACGGCTTCAGGTCGTCCGGCACGATGGTTTCGTCGATCGCCATCTGGGCTTTCAGGATGCCAAGCGCCTCCTCGAATGGCGTTTTTCGGTCGAATTGAAGGGGCGGCTTGACTTCGACGCGAACGCGGGAGCGCCTCGGATAGGTGGCCCAGCGCGGCCAGCCGGTGTAGGATCCGTGGGTGATGACGGGGTAGATCGGGATGCCGCTTTTTACAAATACCTTGGCGGTGCTTTCGATCCAGGGCGCCGGCCGGCCGTCCCACCGCCGGCCGCCTTCAGGGTAGATGAGTATGGCGTGTTTTGTGGCGATAAACCGGTAGATCTCGCGGATGAGATGGGGCTCAGGTACATGTTTGCGCGTGGGATGCAGCTCGATGTCCTGGAGTATCTTGCGGAGCAGTCGGCCGCGATGGTATTCCTTCGTAATCACGCCCCGCGTCGATAGACCCCACGGGATGAAGTGGTTCAGTATAAACGGGTCGAAATTGTGCGAGTGATTTCCATAGACAAAACAGGGTCGCTGGAGGTCGATGTACCGGGAGCCAGACGCTAGCTCCGGATGGCAGAAATAGCGTGCGACCGGGAGCAGCCCCAGCCGGACAGCCGTTTCGCCGAACGTAAGCGGGTAGTTGCGGTAGGTCATGGCGTATCGATCAGGGATTGAGGCGGACCTCGGCAAACACGGGAAGGTGGTCCGAGGCGAAGGCGCCGTCCCAGCTATCGCTCAGGGTGGCGTGGCGCAGGGTGCGGATCCCCGGCGAGGTGAAGATGTAGTCGATCCGCCGGCCGGGTTGGCCGGTATAGGTAAACCCATAAAACGTCGTTTCCGGGCCGTGGGCGCCTGTTTCCGAGGCAAGGTGGGTGTCGGTGAAGGCTTCTGTCAAGAGGGCGTATCCCGGAGCAGAGGGGTCAAAGTTGAAGTCGCCGGTGAGCACCACAGGTGTGTCGCCGGCAAGGGTGGCGATGCGCTCCACGATCATCCGGGCGCTTTCGGTCCGGGCCTGCTCGCCGCGGTGGTCGAAGTGGGTGTTGACGTGGAAAAACGTCTGCCCGCTGGCGGCATCCTGATACTCAGCCCAGGTGACGACGCGGGTGATGGCGGCGTCCCAGCCGAGGCTGCCCGGGACATCGGGCGTGAGGGAGAGCCAGAAGGTGCCGCTTTGCACGGGGGTAAACCGGTCCGTCCGGTAGTAGATGGCCGAGTACTCGCCGGCCTCCTTTCCATCGTCGCGCCCGACACCGAGGCGGCTGTAGCCTGGGAGCAGGCTATCGAGGTCGACGAGCTGGCCGTGCAGCGCTTCCTGGACGCCGAATACATCGGCCTGGTTGAAGCGGATGATGCTGGCGGCGTGCTCCTTGCGCAACGGCCAGGCGTGCAGGCTATCGTTCGGGGTGTTGTAGCGGATGTTGAAGCTCATCACCTTGAGCGTGGCATCGGCTGGCGCGGCGGGCGGGGCGTCGGGAGGTATACACGCCGCTCCGAGGCAACCGAGGAGCAGGAACAGGACGAATCGCATCGTTCAGCCGGATGGGGAGGAGTGGAGAGGTCGGATGCCAGAGGTGGCGTGATGCGCCAAGATACGGATGTCCGTGGAGTAAAAAAGGGCCTCGCCGGACATCGAGCGCGGACAAAAAAGAAGCCCCGCCGGCGTGGCCGGGGGGCGTCTTTCTCTGGGAGGCAAAGGGAAATGATCTAATTGGCGAGGTCGCAGTCCTCGTCGATCACGTTGCACCGCTGCGTCCACGTCCCGAGATGCGCGATCGGGGCGCGGTCGAACCGGTTCATGGCGTTCGTGACCGTCTCGTCGTTCTGGAGAATCTGCGTAAAGGGCCCGAGGACGATGTTGAGGCCGAAGTGCCCGTTTACGATGTCCTCTCGCAGCTGATCGAGCTCCTCCTGGTATTCGGTTTCCTCCTCCGCGCGGATGTGCTGATAGGCCGACGTCGTGAGGAGCAGCCGGTTGGTAGCGGCGTCGTACATCTCCAGGTGGAAGGAGCCCTGTCGGGCGTAGTCGGAGCTGACGCGGCGGGGGCCGTCGTTGGCCGAGCCGGCGGGATCGGGATCTCGCATGAACGTGAGCATGCGCACGCTGCGGAACTGCATCTCGAGCGTCACGAGGTCGGCCGGCCGGAAGACGGGGCTGACGAGGCTGCCGCTGCCGTCGAAGCCGGCGGCGATGGGGCCCGTGCGCGACCGCCTCAAACCGGTTATCGGATCGTTGAATTCGAAGTTCATCGTCCCCATCCCGTTGGCGGACCGGTTGTCGAACTTGAGATAGATTTCCGAGACGCCGGCGCTAGGCAGGTCGTCCAGGGTCTCCACAAACCGGAGATACTGCTCATGCGCCGTCACCGGGGCGCCGTTCCGGAGGAAGGTGACGATGCGTTCGGTGGAGATCGGCGCGATTGAATTCCACTGCACATCCCACTTGTGTTTGTGGATGTACCAGGGGCCGGCGAGTGGGAGGCCAGGCTGGTTGGATTCGGTGCCGCGCGGCTGGGCCCAGATGCCGCTTAGATCGCGGTGGGTGGTGACGTCCATGTGGCTACCCGGCGGCACGGCCTCCTGGTAGGCGAGGATGGAGCCGCGGATGTTCACGAGCCCGTCGAAGCGGGTTTGCGAATACGAGTTGGTGGGGCGGAGATAGACGATGCCATCCCAATTCAGCGCCGCGCCCGGCTCGACGCGCAGCGCGCCTTCCACGATAAGGATGCCGTAGCCGCTAAACGAGGCGCCGCTCCGGATGGTGGCGTCGCCTTTGATGCGGACGATCGAGGTGTTGTCGGCGGTGCCGAAGTTAAACGCGTAAGGGTTGGTCTCGCCTTCGCCGATGATCCCACCCGGGGCTACGGAGCCAAACTGCATCGAGCCGGGGAAGAAGGCGTCCGGCATGTCGCCGGAGAGGGTCATTTCGTCGAGCGTCTTGTAGTAGAATTCCTGGAGCCAGGACTCGTTCTGGGCGACGTCGAGGTCGGGCAGTTCGTCATTGAATTCCTCTTCGTCCGCCTTCACCGTCACCTCCGTGATGTTGCCGGGCAGGCCGTCGTCTGCGTTCTGGAGCTGGTTGTTGATAGCGTTGGTCATCTGGCCCAGGTTGATCAGGCCGGCGAGTTCGGGGATCCCGTTCATCCGCTCGTATTCGCTGGTGCCCAGCCAGATCTCCTTGTTGTCCGGCCCGCCGTTCACGCGGGCGCTGTCGCTGGCTGTGATGGTCAGGTTCGGGGTGTCGAGCACCCACGCCGGTAGGTCCTGGCGCATCCGATACCGGCTGTGGATGAGATGCTGGGCATCTCCGTACTGTCCGATCACCCGGAGGTCGATGATGTTGTTCGCGGCGACCGAGTAGCCGTCGACCACGAACGTGCCTCCGTTATAGGTGACGGGGGCGTTGCCGTAGGAAAGGCTGCCCCCAAGGCCGCCGGTGTTGCTGAGCATCTCGGCCAGCACCAGGTTGTGGCCGGTGAGCGCCATGTCGCGGGCGAGCACGTCTTCCTGCATCAGCGACTGGGCGAGTTGGGACTCCGAGGAGATCCGTTGCACATTGGTCATGATGAGGACGCCGCTCAAGACGGTGGCGGCGACGATGATGAGCGCGGAGTTACCCATAGCGGTGAGGTCTGGGGGCGTACCGGCCGGCGGAGCGAGCTCCCGGCCGCGGGCAACGCCTATCGGTTTTGAGAATAAATCGTGTTGCCGTATCGAACGATGTTGAGGCCGGACGTCGACTTCTGGTCGGGCGATCGCTGTTCCACCGTGGGAATAGCGGCCTGAAGCTCGAGGTGGACGCGGTCCAGGTTCTCGGGGCACGTTTCGACCAGCAGGCCTGTCGGCGCGGCGAGGGCCCCTTCGGATACCATGCCAATCGTAAATCGGGTGATGAAGCTGCCGCTCCCGCCGTCCTCGACATAGGTCAGGTCGTTG is a genomic window of Rhodothermales bacterium containing:
- a CDS encoding lysophospholipid acyltransferase family protein, which translates into the protein MTYRNYPLTFGETAVRLGLLPVARYFCHPELASGSRYIDLQRPCFVYGNHSHNFDPFILNHFIPWGLSTRGVITKEYHRGRLLRKILQDIELHPTRKHVPEPHLIREIYRFIATKHAILIYPEGGRRWDGRPAPWIESTAKVFVKSGIPIYPVITHGSYTGWPRWATYPRRSRVRVEVKPPLQFDRKTPFEEALGILKAQMAIDETIVPDDLKPYFAYKPAQGIHRLIYRDPVSGANGGVFTPDGTYVVNAAGTFRYKMQKDSTLLDEKTGEVLTTSTFYDQVRAMPLERDAGGAFIRNTVQMHSEEQFPRLDAHGTVEIALFPDEIRIKGSSINFALALEDVLYSGIERNSRLQLSLAQEMIQFTFAGDGSALQWEETIQRLKAGVLPPVGEQARA
- a CDS encoding endonuclease/exonuclease/phosphatase family protein; this encodes MRFVLFLLLGCLGAACIPPDAPPAAPADATLKVMSFNIRYNTPNDSLHAWPLRKEHAASIIRFNQADVFGVQEALHGQLVDLDSLLPGYSRLGVGRDDGKEAGEYSAIYYRTDRFTPVQSGTFWLSLTPDVPGSLGWDAAITRVVTWAEYQDAASGQTFFHVNTHFDHRGEQARTESARMIVERIATLAGDTPVVLTGDFNFDPSAPGYALLTEAFTDTHLASETGAHGPETTFYGFTYTGQPGRRIDYIFTSPGIRTLRHATLSDSWDGAFASDHLPVFAEVRLNP